The following coding sequences lie in one Apteryx mantelli isolate bAptMan1 chromosome 6, bAptMan1.hap1, whole genome shotgun sequence genomic window:
- the ARL4C gene encoding ADP-ribosylation factor-like protein 4C, with amino-acid sequence MGNISSNISAFQSLHIVMLGLDSAGKTTVLYRLKFNEFVNTVPTIGFNTEKIRLSNGTAKGISCHFWDVGGQEKLRPLWKSYSRCTDGIIYVVDSVDVDRLEEAKTELHKVTKFAENQGTPLLVIANKQDLPKSLPVAEIEKQLALHELTPSTTYHVQPACAIIGEGLTEGMDKLYEMILKRRKSLKQKKKR; translated from the coding sequence ATGGGGAACATCTCCTCCAACATCTCCGCTTTCCAGTCCCTGCACATCGTCATGCTGGGCCTGGACTCGGCGGGGAAGACCACCGTGCTCTACCGGCTCAAGTTCAACGAGTTCGTCAACACGGTGCCCACCATCGGCTTCAACACGGAGAAGATTCGGCTGAGCAACGGCACGGCCAAGGGCATCAGCTGCCACTTCTGGGATGTGGGCGGGCAGGAGAAGCTGCGCCCGCTGTGGAAGTCCTACAGCCGCTGCACCGATGGCATCATCTACGTGGTGGACTCAGTGGATGTAGACCGGCTGGAGGAGGCCAAGACGGAGCTGCACAAGGTGACCAAGTTCGCGGAGAACCAGGGCACCCCATTGCTGGTCATCGCCAACAAGCAGGATCTGCCCAAGTCCCTGCCTGTGGCCGAGATCGAGAAGCAGCTGGCCTTGCACGAGTTGACCCCCTCCACCACCTACCACGTCCAGCCCGCCTGCGCCATCATCGGTGAGGGGCTCACGGAGGGCATGGACAAGCTCTACGAGATGATCCTGAAGCGGAGGAAGTCCctcaagcagaaaaagaagcGGTAA